In Hyla sarda isolate aHylSar1 chromosome 9, aHylSar1.hap1, whole genome shotgun sequence, the following proteins share a genomic window:
- the LOC130290846 gene encoding gap junction alpha-3 protein-like, producing the protein MGDWNSLGKLLEKAQEHSTVVGKVWLTVLFIFRILVLGSAAEKVWGDEQSGFTCDTKQPGCQNVCYDKTFPISHIRFWILQIIFVSTPTLIYLGHILHLVRLEEKQKQKEKLRQSKGSPQSDKQLLIDPINPSKQPLKDEMGKVHLRGALLRTYIFNVLFKTLFEVGFIVAQYFLYGFQLQPLYTCSRWPCPNTVNCYISRPTEKTIFILFMLAVACLSLLLNLIEIYYLGFTKCRQGLSGSHYQSVPKLPTKTGSISHTHIIPHYPHYSPSEKGSSFSPSLPFPLSSNKNTTSAIDSSQAARKQNQENQAVERNGIPEMNVALESGSELDHNEQQRIQSRNSRQSSTRSRPGALAV; encoded by the coding sequence ATGGGAGACTGGAACTCGCTAGGAAAACTACTTGAGAAAGCACAAGAACATTCCACCGTTGTGGGTAAAGTCTGGTTGACAGTACTATTCATTTTCCGAATTCTTGTCTTAggatcagcagcagaaaaagtttgGGGAGATGAGCAGTCCGGCTTTACCTGCGACACCAAACAACCTGGTTGTCAGAACGTGTGCTATGACAAAACATTCCCCATTTCGCACATTCGCTTTTGGATACTTCAGATTATTTTTGTATCAACACCAACTCTCATTTACCTCGGACATATTCTACACCTTGTACGATTAGAAGAAAAGCAgaaacaaaaggaaaagttgcgCCAAAGCAAGGGAAGCCCTCAGAGTGACAAACAGCTACTCATTGATCCAATAAATCCCTCAAAACAACCCCTCAAAGATGAAATGGGAAAAGTGCATTTGCGAGGAGCACTTCTACGTACATACATTTTTAATGTGCTCTTCAAAACTTTGTTTGAGGTAGGATTCATAGTGGCACAGTATTTTCTGTATGGATTTCAGCTGCAGCCACTTTATACGTGTAGTCGGTGGCCTTGTCCTAACACTGTGAACTGCTACATTTCGCGTCCTACAGAAAAGACAATATTCATTCTTTTCATGTTGGCTGTAGCATGCTTGTCTCTGCTGCTTAACTTGATTGAGATTTACTATCTGGGGTTCACAAAATGCAGACAGGGCCTATCTGGCTCACATTACCAGTCAGTACCCAAACTTCCAACAAAGACCGGAAGTATTTCTCATACCCACATTATTCCACATTATCCCCACTATTCTCCATCAGAGAAAGGATCCAGTTTTAGTCCATCTCTGCCATTTCCCCTCTCTTCTAATAAGAATACAACATCTGCAATAGACAGCAGCCAGGCTGCAAGAAAGCAGAACCAAGAGAACCAGGCTGTTGAACGCAATGGGATTCCAGAGATGAATGTAGCATTAGAGAGTGGAAGTGAATTGGATCATAATGAACAGCAGAGGATACAAAGCAGAAACAGCAGACAGAGCAGCACCAGGTCAAGGCCTGGAGCGCTTGCAGTGTGA